GCAGATTACGGGCGCGGGCGTAGTAGCCCAGCCCCGCCCAGGCGGCCATCAGATCGGCGTCGGCGACGGCGGCCAGATCGTTCACCGTCGGCCAGCGCTGCGTGAAGCTCTGGAAATAGGGGGTCGCATGGGGGACGGTGGTCTGCTGCAGCATCACCTCCGACAGCCAGACACGATAGGGGTCGGTGCGTTCGGCGGCGCCCGGGGGGCTGCGCCAGGGCAAGGTCCGCGCGCGTTCGTCGTACCAGGCCAGCAGGGCGGCCCTGACGGCGGATTTGGTGTCGGATTTGTGGAGGGCGACGTCGTCCATAAGCCGCGCTATATAGGGCCATGGCCCGGGACCTGCCCACGGAAAGCGAAGCGCGCGAGATTCTCGCCCGGACGCGCACGCGTCCGGCGCCCCGCCCTGCCCCGCCGGCCGGCCGCGCCCTGACCGGCTTCATCAAACAACTGGACGAGAAATTCGGACGCGGCGCAGGGGCGCTGGAGCCGCGCTGGCGAGAGATCGTCGGCGACCAGCTGGCCCGCGTCACCCGTCCGCAGAAGCTGACGCGCGGCAGGGGCGGCGTCGGTGGCACGCTGGAGCTGCGCGTCGCCGGACCCGCCGCCCTTCTGGTCCAGCATCAGTCGGCCGAAATCCTGTCGCGGGTGAACCTGTTCCTCGGTCCGGGTTCGGTGGACAAGCTGAGGATCGCCCAGGGGCCGGTGAAACCTCTGGCCACGCCCGCCGCCTCGACCAAGGGCGCGCGCCGCCGCTTCGATCCGCTGGACGCCGGGACCGAGGCGGAACTGACCCAGTCGGTGTCCAAGGCCCCCGACGCCCTCAAGGCCGCCCTCGCCGGACTGGGCCGCGCCGTGCTGTCCGATGAGGCGAAGCAGCGCTCAAGACCCCCTCGCCGTTGACAAAACTTCGCCGCACCTGTTCTCGAAAGGTGTCGATGCGCGCCTTCCCGGGGAATCGCGTGATCATCGTTCGCTATTGCCTGTAGAAAGAGCCCATGCGCGCCAGCAAGCCCTTCAAATTCGGATCGATGAGCCGCCGCGCTGCGATCACCGGCGCGGCCCTGGCCGCCATGGCCACCCTGTCCGCGTGCAGCGGCGGCGGCTTCCAGGACGCCGAGGGCGACATGGGCCTGGGCGCGCCCAAGGGCGCCAAGGTCACCGTCGTGGAATACGCCTCGGTCACCTGCAGCCACTGCGCGGCCTGGCAGGAAGAGGTCTGGCCCCAGTTCAAGGCCAAGTACGTCGACACCAACAAGGTCCGCTACGTCTTCCGCGAATTCCCGACCGCGCCGCTGCCGGTCGCCGCTGCCGGCTTCCTGGTCGCGCGCTGCGCCGGGGACGACAAATATTTCGACGTGATCCACGAGATCATGGCCAGCCAGGCCGAGATCTTCGGCGGCACGCCGCCGCGCACCACCCTGCTGCGCATCGCCCAGGGCGCCGGTCTCAGCGAGGCCCAGTTCGAGGCCTGCGTCACCGACACCAAGGCCGCCGAGGCCCTGGACAAGCGGGTCAAGGCGGGGATCGACGCCGGGGTGGACGGCACGCCCAGCTTCTTCGTCAACGGCGAGAAGGTCGCGGATCCCAGCTTGGCCAGCCTGTCCGCCAAGATCGACGCCGCCCTCGCCAAGTGATCCAGAACTGATCCGGAAATCGCACCCATGACTCTCGCCAAGAAACTGACCGGATCGGTCGTCGCCCTTCTGGCCCTGGCCCTCGCGGCCTGCGGCGGCGCGGGTAAGCCCGCCGAGGGCGACATGGCCCTGGGCGCCGCCGAAGGCGCCAAGGTCACGGTGATCGAATACGCCTCGCCGACCTGCCCCCACTGCGCCCTGTGGCAGAAGAACACCTGGCCGGGCTTCAAGGCCCGGTATGTCGATACGAACAAGGTCCGCTACATCTTCCGCGAGCTGCCGACCCCGCCGCAGGACGTGGCCACCGCCGGTATCCTGCTGGCCCGCTGCGCCGGTCCGGACAAGTATTTCGACGTCATGCACGAACTGCTGGCCAGCCAGGACGAATGGCGTTCCGGCGCCCTGTCGCCCAACGCCTCGCTGGTAAAGACCGCCCAGGCCTTCGGCTTCAGCCAAGAGCAGTACACGGCCTGCATCACCAACCCGGACAACATCGCCGCTCTGGAGAAGCGTATCCAGGCCGCGACCGCGGACGGCGTCCAGGGCACCCCGACCTTCAAGGTCAACGGCAAGGACGTGATCACCCCCGGCAGCGACGAGGGCACCCATCTGGTCGACCTCGCCAAGGCCATCGACGCCGAGCTGGCGAAGTAGGCCCATGCGCGCGTTCCGCCGTCTCTTCCTGATCCTGGCCCTGGCGGCGGCGCCGCTGGGCGCCGGCGTGGCCGCCGTCGCCACCCCCGCCCTGGCAGGCGATCTGCCGCCCGTGACCGCCGAGGACCGCGTCCTGGGCCGTGCCGACGCTCCGGTGACGGTGGTCGAATACGCCTCCTTCGTCTGTCCGCACTGTGCGGCCTGGCACAAGGAGGTCTATCCGGCCTTCAAGGCGCGCTACATCGACACCGGCAAGGTGAAGCTGGTCTATCGCAACCTGCCGACCTCGCCCGAAGACTTCGCCATGACCGCCGCCGGCATCGCCCGCTGCTCGCGGCCCGAGCGGTTCTTCACCGTGGCGGACTCCCTGTTCGACGGCCAGCCCGCCTTCTATGCCGGAAGCC
The genomic region above belongs to Brevundimonas goettingensis and contains:
- a CDS encoding DUF721 domain-containing protein; translation: MARDLPTESEAREILARTRTRPAPRPAPPAGRALTGFIKQLDEKFGRGAGALEPRWREIVGDQLARVTRPQKLTRGRGGVGGTLELRVAGPAALLVQHQSAEILSRVNLFLGPGSVDKLRIAQGPVKPLATPAASTKGARRRFDPLDAGTEAELTQSVSKAPDALKAALAGLGRAVLSDEAKQRSRPPRR
- a CDS encoding DsbA family protein, which gives rise to MRASKPFKFGSMSRRAAITGAALAAMATLSACSGGGFQDAEGDMGLGAPKGAKVTVVEYASVTCSHCAAWQEEVWPQFKAKYVDTNKVRYVFREFPTAPLPVAAAGFLVARCAGDDKYFDVIHEIMASQAEIFGGTPPRTTLLRIAQGAGLSEAQFEACVTDTKAAEALDKRVKAGIDAGVDGTPSFFVNGEKVADPSLASLSAKIDAALAK
- a CDS encoding DsbA family protein, which produces MRAFRRLFLILALAAAPLGAGVAAVATPALAGDLPPVTAEDRVLGRADAPVTVVEYASFVCPHCAAWHKEVYPAFKARYIDTGKVKLVYRNLPTSPEDFAMTAAGIARCSRPERFFTVADSLFDGQPAFYAGSRTWLRDAVALSGRTEDEMKACFQDPATAARIDAEIAGASAAGVDGTPTFFVNGRRIADPSLDSLAAAVDAANRPGH
- a CDS encoding DsbA family protein; the encoded protein is MTLAKKLTGSVVALLALALAACGGAGKPAEGDMALGAAEGAKVTVIEYASPTCPHCALWQKNTWPGFKARYVDTNKVRYIFRELPTPPQDVATAGILLARCAGPDKYFDVMHELLASQDEWRSGALSPNASLVKTAQAFGFSQEQYTACITNPDNIAALEKRIQAATADGVQGTPTFKVNGKDVITPGSDEGTHLVDLAKAIDAELAK